From Gemmatimonadota bacterium, a single genomic window includes:
- a CDS encoding phytanoyl-CoA dioxygenase family protein: MNHLLTSEQIASYRENGFLIIEDFLNASELETWRSAVDEAVSLRDRNRLPEGSYHLARKVTADDESVFRQRINLWMDHEGVRALMLDGRLGKMAADLEGVDGIRIWHDQVLTKLPWANPTTWHQDNTKWSFASEHAITIWVALDEVTLQNGCMFFMPGSHRKRRDDFPAAGNQVGVMFDAYPDLGRMDPVPVVMPAGGCSFHNGLIVHAANANMTPHPRRAFTCAYMPDHSTFNGIPNVLPNRILDTIQIGDPLDDNTQNPLIFSNEVSWPNVVS, from the coding sequence ATGAACCACCTGTTGACGAGCGAGCAGATTGCCTCCTACCGGGAAAACGGCTTTCTCATCATAGAAGACTTTCTGAACGCATCAGAACTGGAGACCTGGCGGTCCGCAGTGGATGAGGCGGTTTCGCTGAGGGACCGGAACAGGCTGCCCGAAGGTTCCTACCACCTGGCCAGGAAGGTAACGGCCGATGACGAATCCGTATTCCGGCAGCGGATCAACCTGTGGATGGATCACGAAGGCGTCCGCGCATTGATGCTGGACGGTCGGCTGGGTAAGATGGCGGCCGACCTGGAGGGGGTCGACGGGATCCGGATCTGGCACGACCAGGTCCTGACCAAGCTGCCCTGGGCCAATCCCACCACCTGGCACCAGGACAATACCAAGTGGTCCTTCGCGTCGGAACACGCCATCACCATCTGGGTCGCCCTGGATGAAGTCACCCTTCAGAACGGCTGCATGTTCTTCATGCCCGGTTCACACAGGAAGCGGCGCGACGACTTTCCGGCGGCGGGGAATCAGGTGGGGGTCATGTTCGACGCCTACCCCGATCTCGGCCGGATGGACCCCGTGCCCGTGGTCATGCCGGCGGGCGGATGTTCCTTCCACAACGGGCTGATCGTGCATGCCGCCAACGCAAACATGACGCCCCATCCGCGCCGTGCGTTCACCTGCGCGTACATGCCCGACCACAGCACGTTCAACGGCATCCCCAACGTGCTGCCGAACCGGATCCTGGATACGATCCAAATCGGCGACCCGCTGGATGACAATACACAGAACCCGCTTATTTTCTCCAATGAAGTTTCCTGGCCAAATGTGGTAAGTTGA